A stretch of DNA from Dioscorea cayenensis subsp. rotundata cultivar TDr96_F1 chromosome 4, TDr96_F1_v2_PseudoChromosome.rev07_lg8_w22 25.fasta, whole genome shotgun sequence:
ttgctCGAATTTATTTGCTCTTTATTTTTCACCAGTCTATTCTTAATCTGGAGTTAGGATAAGGCAACATGCTAGTTGTTAGTCACTTGGATATTCAATATTGAGACTGGGAATGTGTACAGAATGATCTATCTTTTCTTGACATGTCGCCATTTAATGCATGCAGGTCTATATCATTGACTATGGCCTTGGAAAGAAGTATAGAGACCTTCAAACTCATAAGCACATACCTTACAGGTGAACCATTCATTgtcattctttttatataaattaatagaatTGTTTACTTCTTCCATAtggttgatatatttttaagctGTGTGTCATATTACATCCTGTTTTAAAATTCTGACTCTTGATAGCGTTAATGCATGTCATATCTGGGATGGTTATGAAATATTCCTGCTTGTGAACTTTTTGTATTCCATTAATCTTTGTTCCCTTTTTAGTAGGGATTATGATGATCttgcattaaaaataaaggatttaTTCTGTAAACTATTGGCTAAGCCCAGAAGTTTTTGTGGCATTCTCTGAAACTCTGTTTGGTTCATTTATGAAGGGAGAACAAGAATCTAACAGGAACAGCACGATATGCAAGTGTAAATACTCATCTAGGAGTTGGTGAGTTTCGCTTGCACAGGAACTTAGTGATTAATCTAGTGCATGCTGTATTTTGTTACTTCCGCATGCCCTATTTTTAATTGGAGTTTTATCTGTTTGCAGAGCAAAGCAGGAGAGATGATTTGGAATCCCTTGGTTATGTGCTCATGTATTTTCTAAGAGGAAGGtgatatgatattttatataccctgGCTTTTGGATTTTGGCATGGTCAAGTGCTTCAATGGTTTTGATTATTTGTATACTATCCTCtccttttctaatttttatggTTGTGTCGCATCAGTCTTCCCTGGCAGGGCCTAAAAGCAAACACTAAAAAGCAGAAGTATGACAAAATCAGTGAGAAGAAAATGCTAACTCCAGTGGAGGTATTATTGATTGTGCCATCACTTAATCTATTTTCATCCTTCACCGAGGACAATATATACTACCTACTTATGCGCACAtcttctttatgaatttgatttCCAAGTTATTGAAGCTCGTGAGAAATTTTACGATATAAATATTGCAACAATCAGGTGCTGTGCAAATCTTATCCATCGGAGTTCATCTCCTACTTCCACTATTGTCGATCTTTGCGGTTTGATGACAAACCAGATTACTCATATTTGAAGAGATTATTCCGTGATCTCTTTATTCGAGAAGGTAGAAGTTAAACATCATGCtaccttttgtttatttattatactaAGACATGTTCtgattaaaaatctaaatattttctCTGCTCCTTTTTGCCACTGATGTGTGTTGGTGTTAAATGTCAATCTCTGTCAGGCTGTCAGTTTGACTATGTGTTTGACTGGACTGTGCTGAAGTTCCCTCAACCTAGTGCAAATCCTAGAGTTCGGGTATATTCTTCGCTTTCTTCTGTTTTATTCTTAGATACCCAATTCATGTTCATCGACTACTAACTTCTTTCAGCAGCCCAGTGGAAGAACAAATGGAGCTATTGGACCATCTACTGAAAGGGTAGAAAGGCCTACAGGTTTGCCACCCTCTTGTTCTTCTGCCAAAGTTGCCAGTATATGCCATGCAAATTGCTCAAGTGGATGAtttatcttccttttttttcagtGGGACAAGATATTCGTGATAGATTTTCTGGTGCTGTCGAAGTATTTTCAAGGAGAAACGGATCAAGTTCTGCTCACTACGCAGATCATTCAAGACGCAAAGCTGTAGAGAATGGTCCTATGCCTTCCAAAGAAACTGTATGGCAATCTTGATACTGACCTTTTTTGTTTGCAGATATGCATAGTTCAATATATCTatcacatataaaaaaaacttgggtATCATTTGACAAAAAGTAAACCCAAAGTCAAACTAGTTCTAGTTCCAAAATGGTTTTATTATGGAAAGCATGATTACATCAACAAATGCTTAGTTCTTGTATATCAAATATATCGTAAATGACTTATGACTTACGAATTATGACAAAAAAGCATGATATGTCATAAATGACTTaccatatttcaaaaaaaacctTGGGTATCATACCTCAAAAAGTATTCATGTAAATTACAAAGAAGCAGATGGTTCATGTTTCCACCTATGTTTAGTTTGTGATGATCAGCATGGTAACTTATTCTGCTCATCATTCCAGGTTCTTGAATCAGAAAAAAGCCGCCCATCTTCACGAAATGGCAGCTCATCAAAGAGAGCAGTCATCTCAAGTGGCCGACCCAGTTCTTCTGGTGAACTTATCGACCAGCAATATGGTCGGGCAAACAGGTTTGCCTCAAGCAGCAGCAACAATCGGATATCCAGTCTCCAGCGAAGCCATCAGTCTGGTATTGAATCGAGGGCATCGTCCCGCTCCAAAGCTGCTGTGGGGAGAAGCTCACGTGATGATCTCCTTCACCGAAGCTTTGATCTCCTCTCCATTGGTGCCGAGAAGAGGAAATAACTCAAAAAAGAATCTTCCCGGGAAAATGCAGCAATTCATTTTCAACAAATGAGATCCTCTGcatatttcttcaaaatttcttTGTCCAAAACTGCTTTCAAAACTCGGCGATTCTTCGACAGCCGCTGGTGTGGTGATGCCTACAAGGAATTCAGTGTCAAGTCATATCTGATCATCACAAAGGCCTGCATAAAATTCAAATACTTTTCTCTAGTTCTTCCTACTTCATACATGTTAAAGCTTCCTTGGGAGAGTATTGTTCATAAGAGACTTAAATTGTAtcacattctttttcttttttttcttctgctcTGTGACGAGTTTGTATCACAATTCCTTACTGGTTACTGTGATCAAGTGTAATACATTTGGACTTGCAACTTGAGGTCTTCCTAGACTAGTTGCTTGAAGCTTCAGCTTGGAACGTTTTCAAATTGGTTTCTCATATTTGAGTTTTAGGTGAAAGCAAGTTCTCAGTTTCATTTAGCAAGTTCTCAGTTTCAACTTATATTCTTTTTCCGCAAGAGTTCGAATTTGACACATAACTAACTAGACATCATTATCATCACTATATTTAATAGGGTTTGAATTCTGGATATTTTGAAAGTTTTCTCGCTGTATCAATGTATTTAATAAGATTTGAACTCTGAATATTTAATAGGATTTGAATTCCGGATATTTGAAAGTCTCTTGCTGTATCAATGTATTTAATAGGGTGTTTGTTTTGGTGGATTTAAAAGTCATGAGAGTTGGAATTACATGATTTATCCAAatcatgtgtttggtttgagggatttaAAAAGATGTTGTAGTTCTGCAATACTTTTATCGTTGGTTTTGGGTGAATTTGGAACTACACTCGAAATCGTGTAgttcaactccatgatttggatctcaaaaataactatttttttcataatatttgataatatataaaactagtgactatcttataaaatattaaataaaatatattatagtgtaattaatattagtgaGTATAATATATAactgatttattatattaaattaattatttgaataaataattaatatattatattttattataataaattaagtatataataattatattaattattcatactatttgaaaatttgaattcatatttacataatataaaagtataaatttttataatatatattaattatttataatatcgaGGCAAAGATAACTCCCATCATGGGTAGCTATAACATGAATCTAAAcgaaaaatacatcaaaccaaacacatatttttcaaatccGAATTTCTAATCCTCCAACCAAACGTAAAAATTTTGTGATCCAGGTATTACGAAATACGTCCAACCAAACATTTGGATTTCTGCTCAAGTTTTTCAAATCTAAAGGTTTGTAAATCTAATCCATcgattttcaactacatccaacCAGAGCCTCTAATGATTTCGAACTCCGAATATTTAATTGGATTTGAACTCGTATATTTGAAAGTCTTTTACTGTATCAATGTATTTTATAAGATTTGAATTCCGGATATTGGAAAGTCTCACATAGTGTTGGAATCATTTATCTGGAATTTTAAATTTctgttttattattgaaaaataataataattttcgtTTTTCTCACGTGAGCATCGTCAAAGTTATAACTAGAAAGTGAATCCAACGGCTCAGATCAGTTCTCTCGGTGCGTGCTCCAGAAGGCGTCACTcgttcctctctctctctctctcatcgtGCTGTTATATTggcgctctctctctctttctctggcCTTGAAATCGTCGATCGACGCTGGTGTTGATGAAAGTTTTGCTTTTTGTCTCGGAATTCGATCGATTTTGAGTTTGATTTCTATCGGTGAAGCCAGTGATTAGGGAAGGAGGAGTTATTTGTGAAGAATTGATGTTGTATTTGGATAGGGATCAATGAGGAGGGAGAAGTGGAgagatctagggtttttttggtgAATTGACGGGTGTTTTGATTGGTGATCTTGTTTTTCGGAAGGGATCTAGGGTCTGGTATTTGTTGTATGAGATATAGAGGGATTGGGTAGATGGATGTGGAGGTGGTGGCACGGGATTTGGCTTCCCTTGATCCGGAGCTTCTTCAGCTCCCTGAGGTATCGACTTTGGCGCTGAAGGAGAACCCTGGAATCGCAGAGCAACTATACTCGCAGTGGCTCTCTCTCCCGGAAACCGCTCGGCTGGTGATTTCCTTTATTTCCAAtgttaatttcttctttttcgttTAACTGAATACCATTTGTTCAAAAgggggaaaaagagaaaatattgttttttctttatttgatcaTCACCTGGATGCATAAATAATCATGATGATTCGAGAATATTAGCGTTTGTTTTTTAAACAATGAGTTTAGAGAATCAGGATATAAATGTTAGAAGGTGATGCCAATTATTCATCACATGAACTCTTAAAGAGCAAATGGATGTCATTTTAAAGGCTGTTGAGTGTTGATAAATCAGAAATGAAATCTTTATTGGATATCTAGTGGGATTTTTGTGGGTGCCATTAGACTAATTGACTTGATGTCACAATGAATGTGACTAATAATTTTTGAATGTTAGGATCAGACTTGGTAAAttgcttttaattattgttaatttgaTCTAGGTAAAAACTCTTATTGGCGATGCAAAGGCTGGATCATCTTTGAATGTTCATGGTGGTTCTAATGGTGGAAATGCTGCTACAAGCAGTCCATTACCTTCCATGTTCCCTGCTGGTAGTGGGCCTCCACTTTCACCTAGAAGCAGCTCTGGATCCCCTCGAGTTGTGAAACGTGGAGGGCTAGGACCCTCAACATTAGGCTCTCCTTTAAAGTTGGTCAGTGAACCTGTGCGGGAGGTCATACCGCAGGTAATGCATACTTTAATTGATGGATAATATCTTTGTATTATGTTAAGGAATATTTTAGTCAAGCAAAGATTTGTTTACAAATTTGTATTCTATTTTAGTTCTACTTTCAGAATGGCTGTCCGCCACCAATGGAGCTGAAAGAACAATGCTTATTCAAAATTGATGAACTTTTCTCTGGCCACTTAGATGGACTTCAGGTTCAAGGTGCCGCACATTACCTAACATGCTTTTTGCTTAGTCTCATGAACTTTTCAGACATGCtaattggcttttttttttcttcttgaacaATCAGAATTTAAATATGTTACAAAAGAAGTATGCAAGCTGCCATCATTTTTCTCCAGTTCTTTATTTAGAAAGATTGATGTTGACTGCATTGGTGTTGTCACAAGGTATGATGATTTATATATCAGACTTTACTAGATTAGTTTGAATCATAAggattgcttttttttttttagttattctCTATATGATGTgtaagttttttaatttaataggcatggtgcattttttttgttttttgggttCAAGTTGGATTGCCCCCATCACAATGTGACTGTTTCATTGGAGAGTTTAGTACCTTGCAgttattcctttttattttttattttttattttttatttttgccgaGTCCAATAGTATAATGGCTCACAACTCTTACCAGCAGTCAAGCATGGTGCCTTGAAATCTTGTTCTGTAGGTCTGAGTAGCTGGTTCTTCTGATTTGTTTCTAGGAATGCCTTTATCGATTATTGGGTAAACACCAACATCATGACAATGGATATTGCCACTCAAATATTCACAATTTTGAAGCAACCAGATAATAAGCATCTGACAAAGGTTGGTGTTAActtcatttcattgaatttaCAACGTAatgttaaaccttttttttttttaagataacaacATGAAGTCAAGTAAATGGTCTTCTATATATGAGAACTGTCTAGTGGTCTCCTAATTTTACTTTTTCTGAGAAAATGTAGGAAGATTTCAAACCTGTTCTACGAGAGCTTTTGGCTACCCACCCAGGGTTGGAGTTTTTACAGGGCACTCCTGAGTTTCAAGAAAGATATGGTGAGTCAAATTGTTTTCAACAAATGTGGATCAAATGTAGATAGGGAGTTGACGTATATTGCAGTTCCATTTTCTGCTTACTAGGTTTTTGTTCCATTAAGTTCACATTGTTTGTTTGCTTCTAGTTGCTAATTGTTGTCTTTCTAGTTTCAGCTATCTGTCCTGATAAGCATCAGAGATTATTATACACTCTAAGCTAATGGCTTGTTATGGGGTACCATAAGTCTTAGGCAAACTATAATGATACCAGTGGATGATGCGAGGGCAAATATTACAAAACTACTTTGCTTAAGAATCATAAAGTGTTATCAATGACTATGAACTACCTATTCTGCTAGTTCAGGAAATTTATGAAGCTTCATGCATGCTTATAAGAATGCTTCCCCATGTTATTTCCTCACAGTATGGTTATTTTAAGATTTCAGTTCCTGGAGGAACAAGGTATAATGGTTATGTTTAGAATATTCATGATAGCTACCTTATGAAGCAATGTGGCTTGTCTTCCCTCTTAGTCTGCGGAATAAGATGTTGACTTTGTAGATAATTGGCTTgtgattaaaaaattcaaaggcTGAAGAGAGATTATGCTACTTTATTTACAGCTTCATGACTATACTTGGCTTAGATGACTAGATATGCTTGTCTAGTTCGGCCCACTCTTCAGCCCATGCGGCTCATCCTGCCTTTTAATCAAGAAGCACTTTCATTCGCATAATCCTACATTCCTACTTGAAGTTGTAGTTTACCACCTCACTAAATGACTTATTTTGCTATCTGTTAGCAATCAGTGATTCATTGCaggttttttttatgtaattttttgcATGACATGCTTTTTTGAACACCCTTGACATTTCCAATGTTTGATTAATGTTTGAAATAGTATGTTGATTTGTCCTTTGTAGACAACTTTGCATTTCTTGTTTCTAATATGTGATTTCAAATTCTTGTTACCAGCGGAAACTGTCATATATAGAATATTCTACTACGTAAATAGATCTGCAAATGGCCGTCTTACCCTTAGAGAGCTGAAACGTGGGAATTTAATTTCTGCAATGCTGCATGCTGATGAGGAGGAGGACATTAATAAAGTTTTGAGGTAATTTTGGTTGGATTTGATGTTAACTGTACAGAAACCTAGCATATTCCTAtggttattgattttatttgatcatGTTTTGCTGGCTATTATTATTTGTGCCATTTGTATCCTCTTTCATGCTTGAGAAATTATCCTGTCTTGTGGCACAGAAGGCTAGCTTCATTTTCTGGGAAATTTTTGACTAGTTTCTTCTGTTATCATCTTTTGTCttgcaaacaaaaaataagctAAACTTGATCTTGTATTCTTTTATGGTTTAAAGAATAATGAAGACtttatccaaaataaataaataaataaataatgaatgatctcttcaatgttttcatatttatataatgttttaGATTAAAGGAACCAGCTCAGATCTATCATATTTCTTTGTTGCATCATTACCTGTAATCATTTCTACtggaaataaaattttgtgCCTGTGGATATAACTTTATGTATGCTAgcctttgaaaataaaatacgcTCTTATATGCAGATACTTTTCCTATGAACACTTTTATGTGATATACTGCAAGTTTTGGGAGCTGGATACcgatcatgatttttttatagacCACGGCAACCTCATCAAATATGGAAATCATTCACTCACTTATAGGATTGTTGATAGGATCTTTGCACAGGTTGGCTCTCGACTTTGTATCAAGCTACTCTTTACATGTCACAAATCATGTCCCTTTGGTTCTTGTCATTCATGTTTAATTATCATAGGTACCAAGGAAATTTACCAGCAAAGTTGAAGGAAAAATGAGCTATGaagattttgtttattttatgctTGCAGAGGAAGATAAATCATCTGAACCTAGTCTTGAGTATTGGTAATTTCAACTGCTTCTTAAATCTTTATTGATCTCTTTTTCATTAAATGTCGTTAACTATTATTTGTTGTGGTTAAAGGACTGCAGTTGTACCTGGACtgtgttattttctttgattcagCATTTGTGCCTTTGGTTGAGCCTTGTAAAGAAAAGAGACATTATCCATTTCATGATCATTAAAGTGCTTTTGTTTTTAAGCTGATAGCTAACATTTTTGTAGAACCTCCTAGAAAATTTTCCTTCACTTCAGAACCTCTTAAACATATATGTCGTCTAGTAGCTCATGGTGCATGTCAATAgctctatatatattaatattgaaaTAATCATGTCGGtgcatgaattattttattttctatttattttaatttgtctaTCACCCTGCTCAACTTGACTGCAAAAGCATCCACAACTTACTTAGCAAACAAGTCAAGCTAGTTAGATGTATGAAATGGCATTTCCTCCAGCTTCCAGAAGATATTGTAGCCCAATAATTCCTATCTTGAGGATATATCCTACAGATGCATTGTCATCTTGTTGATGTTGCATCGATCAATAACCACATCACTGTCAATACCATGAACAATTTATTTGTCTTTGTTAGTTCATCATTTTCATGGTGCATGACACATGTGAAACTTGTGCTAGTGGATTTTCATATAACCTAAGATTTGTAGTGATAACCTGAAAACTTGGTTGGGAACGCATAGTCTGGTACAATTTGAAAAGACATTTTGGTGATGTTTTGTTTCACATTCCTTGAATGGGAGGTATCAGGGATTCAGGACTGAAGGACAAACTTCTACTACAACTTTGAGCATGACAACTAGCATCAATATTATTAcaatttgtggtttattcaaACCTTTTATTCGGTTGTGCAAACCATATAATTGAAAATGAGACCTCAGATAATAACCTAAATTTATGAAGGATTTGTATTTGGATATCATTAATTGATGATTTGCCACAAATTTTCTACGAGGATGATTTGTTTTCCATGTACTAAGTGCACAATTCTTTAAAAGCCACTTTTTTGGTCCATTTAAAGTGAGCTCTGCATCTTATTTGTGCCTTGTAATATACTTGTTAGACATAAATTATCCAATATACAATCTGAATTTTAGTATATTGATTTCAATTATCCTCAACTACtgatgataatatatatcaCAGGTTCAAGTGTATAGATTTAGATGGAAATGGAATTCTAACACCAAATGAGATGCAGTTCTTTTTTGAGGAACAGTTGCATCGCATGGAGTGCATGGCTCAGGAACCTGTACTTTTTGAGGACATCCTCTGCCAGATGGTTGATATGGTTGCACCAGAGGTCACCTTGTCCATCCAAAACTAACTTTGATGTTATTTAAGGGTAACTAGGGCAATACTGATTACAAATTTTGGTTCAGAATGAGTGCTACTTCACGCTAGGTGACTTAAAAGGATGCAAGCTTTCCGGGAATGTTTTTAATATTCTCTTCAACCTAAACAAGTTCATGGCGTTTGAAACCCGTGATCCTTTTCTTATTCGTCAGGTTGGTTTGCCACTTTTGCAATTTTCATCAGGATGGTGTTCTAAAATTGTGATATCAGATTTTATGTTAAACATGTCTGTCTGCTACATTCAATATTTATCCAGGAGCGTGAAGATCCAACATTGACAGAATGGGACAGGTTTGCACACAGAGAATATATTAGGCTGTCTATGGAAGAAGATGGTGAGGATGCCTCCAATGGTAGTGGTGATGTTTGGGATGACTCACTTGAAGCTCCCTTTTGATTAAAGGATCAGTAAGTAGTTTTTGCTGTATATGATATGCAATGTTCACGTTCATCACAAGCTGACAACAGTTGCGCATTGTTGGTTAGTTTTGTAATGGAAAATCAGGCTGCCTTAAGCATGTATTGTTGTAGATATAGTGGAAATGAATCATATAAATTAATGCATCTGAGCAATATACTGCATAATGGATTTTATAAGCTGCTTCCTTTTTGACTCATATGACTTAGAGCATCATTGTtacctctttctttctttctgtctttctttttttaaaatcattgttACCTCTTGAGTTGACCTATCTGATCAATGTTGGTTTAGATGTATGGCTCAGTTTCCTCTGGCCATAATGCTCAGGTTCCTCTCACCACAATGCCTTtcatttcttattgtttttcatcttctttttccctATTTGAATGTAGGTGGAAAATCAAGAAAGGTTTTGGCTTCGCAATGCTTGCTCAAAGCTAACGAAGAAGCAGCTACACACATCACATACTGTTATCAAGGAACCGGCAGCATACAGTCTTACCGATTTTCTCAGCCCACAGGCTAAATTTCCTGATTGTAAAAA
This window harbors:
- the LOC120258968 gene encoding casein kinase 1-like isoform X2; its protein translation is MDHVIGGKFKLGKKLGSGSFGELFLGVNIQTGEEVAVKLESVKAKHPQLLYESKLYMLLQGGTGIPHLKWFGVEGEHNVMVIDLLGPSLEDLFNYCNRKFTLKTVLMLADQLINRVEYMHSRGFLHRDIKPDNFLMGLGRRANQVYIIDYGLGKKYRDLQTHKHIPYRENKNLTGTARYASVNTHLGVEQSRRDDLESLGYVLMYFLRGSLPWQGLKANTKKQKYDKISEKKMLTPVEVLCKSYPSEFISYFHYCRSLRFDDKPDYSYLKRLFRDLFIREGCQFDYVFDWTVLKFPQPSANPRVRPSGRTNGAIGPSTERVERPTVGQDIRDRFSGAVEVFSRRNGSSSAHYADHSRRKAVENGPMPSKETVLESEKSRPSSRNGSSSKRAVISSGRPSSSGELIDQQYGRANRFASSSSNNRISSLQRSHQSGIESRASSRSKAAVGRSSRDDLLHRSFDLLSIGAEKRK
- the LOC120258968 gene encoding casein kinase 1-like isoform X1, with translation MDHVIGGKFKLGKKLGSGSFGELFLGVNIQTGEEVAVKLESVKAKHPQLLYESKLYMLLQGGTGIPHLKWFGVEGEHNVMVIDLLGPSLEDLFNYCNRKFTLKTVLMLADQLINRVEYMHSRGFLHRDIKPDNFLMGLGRRANQVYIIDYGLGKKYRDLQTHKHIPYRENKNLTGTARYASVNTHLGVEQSRRDDLESLGYVLMYFLRGSLPWQGLKANTKKQKYDKISEKKMLTPVEVLCKSYPSEFISYFHYCRSLRFDDKPDYSYLKRLFRDLFIREGCQFDYVFDWTVLKFPQPSANPRVRQPSGRTNGAIGPSTERVERPTVGQDIRDRFSGAVEVFSRRNGSSSAHYADHSRRKAVENGPMPSKETVLESEKSRPSSRNGSSSKRAVISSGRPSSSGELIDQQYGRANRFASSSSNNRISSLQRSHQSGIESRASSRSKAAVGRSSRDDLLHRSFDLLSIGAEKRK
- the LOC120258962 gene encoding serine/threonine protein phosphatase 2A regulatory subunit B''beta-like; protein product: MDVEVVARDLASLDPELLQLPEVSTLALKENPGIAEQLYSQWLSLPETARLVKTLIGDAKAGSSLNVHGGSNGGNAATSSPLPSMFPAGSGPPLSPRSSSGSPRVVKRGGLGPSTLGSPLKLVSEPVREVIPQFYFQNGCPPPMELKEQCLFKIDELFSGHLDGLQVQEFKYVTKEVCKLPSFFSSSLFRKIDVDCIGVVTRNAFIDYWVNTNIMTMDIATQIFTILKQPDNKHLTKEDFKPVLRELLATHPGLEFLQGTPEFQERYAETVIYRIFYYVNRSANGRLTLRELKRGNLISAMLHADEEEDINKVLRYFSYEHFYVIYCKFWELDTDHDFFIDHGNLIKYGNHSLTYRIVDRIFAQVPRKFTSKVEGKMSYEDFVYFMLAEEDKSSEPSLEYWFKCIDLDGNGILTPNEMQFFFEEQLHRMECMAQEPVLFEDILCQMVDMVAPENECYFTLGDLKGCKLSGNVFNILFNLNKFMAFETRDPFLIRQEREDPTLTEWDRFAHREYIRLSMEEDGEDASNGSGDVWDDSLEAPF